Proteins found in one Fulvitalea axinellae genomic segment:
- a CDS encoding lysophospholipid acyltransferase family protein, translating to MREKHAFKFLPFYMLSALPMVFLYAISKVSYFVMYYIVGYRRFVVRENLRKAFPAKKEDELVSIEKNFYRHFMDLIFEALKGLTISKKKMQKRVKIKNLNIIDKIHQENKSVILYTAHYGNWEWLSILPEILPYKVTTIYQPLSNGYFDQLMRLIRGRFGVDCVESGRCYKTILQNKRENTPTIYIVVGDQSPTQHGSKLWVDFMKIQTAFLEGAERIARKTEQVILYPSMKKSGKGAYEIEFKWIDDAVKSKTKAQIVSDYSQFLEKDIETHPSLWLWSHRRWKLSV from the coding sequence ATGAGAGAGAAGCACGCATTCAAGTTCTTGCCTTTTTATATGCTGTCCGCTTTGCCGATGGTTTTTCTGTACGCGATATCCAAAGTGTCGTATTTCGTCATGTACTATATTGTCGGATACAGAAGATTTGTGGTGCGGGAAAACCTCCGCAAAGCGTTCCCGGCCAAAAAGGAAGACGAGTTGGTATCGATAGAAAAGAACTTCTACCGGCACTTTATGGACCTGATTTTTGAGGCTTTGAAAGGGCTAACCATCAGCAAGAAAAAAATGCAAAAACGGGTCAAAATAAAGAACCTGAACATCATCGACAAGATTCATCAGGAAAACAAAAGCGTCATCCTTTACACGGCGCATTACGGAAACTGGGAGTGGTTGTCGATTTTGCCCGAAATTCTGCCCTACAAGGTCACCACTATCTACCAGCCCTTATCAAATGGGTATTTCGACCAACTGATGCGCCTGATTCGCGGGCGTTTTGGGGTGGATTGCGTGGAGTCCGGACGTTGCTACAAGACGATCCTGCAAAACAAAAGAGAGAACACGCCCACAATCTACATTGTGGTGGGCGACCAAAGCCCAACCCAACACGGATCGAAACTATGGGTGGATTTTATGAAAATCCAGACGGCGTTTTTAGAAGGAGCGGAGCGGATAGCCCGAAAAACGGAGCAGGTGATTCTCTATCCAAGTATGAAAAAAAGCGGTAAGGGAGCTTACGAAATTGAATTCAAGTGGATTGATGACGCTGTTAAGTCCAAAACCAAAGCGCAGATTGTCTCGGATTATAGCCAATTTCTGGAAAAGGATATCGAAACGCATCCGTCACTTTGGCTTTGGAGCCACAGGCGTTGGAAATTGTCGGTGTGA
- a CDS encoding Crp/Fnr family transcriptional regulator: MSNSATSKLPFSLSETELETLRKNTEIFEMPAKTKLITAGMPVRYLYFVESGCVRGYRYHEGKLLVEYLSGESDFFTDAKVFFSGGVSSHDFETITDCRLRKISLELLETIKLTDPRWETTIARLSSQHLECKMERVRDFQTLTAKERYLKFLERSPDLAQSASVETVASYLGMEPQSLSRIRRQISS, encoded by the coding sequence ATGTCTAATTCCGCTACCAGCAAGCTTCCGTTCTCGCTCTCGGAAACAGAGCTAGAAACACTCCGAAAAAACACGGAGATCTTCGAGATGCCCGCAAAAACAAAGCTTATCACCGCCGGCATGCCCGTACGGTATCTGTACTTTGTGGAAAGCGGATGCGTCCGGGGCTATCGCTACCATGAGGGCAAGTTGCTGGTCGAATACTTGTCGGGCGAGAGTGATTTTTTTACCGATGCCAAGGTGTTTTTTTCCGGAGGGGTTTCATCGCATGATTTTGAGACTATCACGGATTGTCGTCTGCGGAAAATCTCTTTGGAGCTGTTGGAAACCATAAAACTCACCGACCCTCGGTGGGAAACGACCATAGCACGCCTAAGCTCACAACATCTTGAATGCAAAATGGAACGGGTCCGGGACTTTCAGACCCTTACGGCCAAAGAGCGTTACCTGAAGTTTTTGGAACGCTCGCCGGACTTGGCGCAAAGCGCTTCTGTAGAGACGGTGGCGTCGTATCTGGGTATGGAACCGCAGTCGTTGAGCCGGATTCGCAGACAAATTTCTTCCTGA
- a CDS encoding glycoside hydrolase family 97 protein: protein MKKNLTLFFAFLLALATGSGCQQKHEITHGNISVELLMDASGHLGYIVRKAKQTVIDTARLGISINGKNLGENTEIGDLSLRQESFAFPLLGVKDSAKYNGTEGVFQLRENDRRLWNVTFKVSPEGVAFRYDIPAKGTSTIGGEASAFRLPAKTKVWYFERESDWKLRSHAGTWLRADIEKMPKVSKNGPVQGLTLTCELPGGGYALLAEADLFDYSGLRLKAVGNRTLTADFSEGKKGFKAKGNIQTPWRCVALADDLNDLVNNTFIPALNPAPDSRLFADKAWIKPGKAAWFWWSGNEASFEDEWAMVDKAHALGLEYTMVDDGWESWPNKWESARKLARHAEEKGVKLFLWKHSKEIRNLANDYVDMSTFLDSVKAIGAVGVKVDFMNGHSKTIIDFDETLLRKAAEHQLMVNFHGCQQSSGEYRTYPNEVTREGVRGTELNKMGEGPVTASHNAALPFTRLVAGHADYTPLALTAPGETTWAHQLATLVCFYSPFQCLAENPEFLLTNPRVKPALDFIRNVPSVWDETRVLPGSSIGETAIIARRKNQEWYIGILNAGEAKAIELNPDFLDNETYQTELFSDDLEGEKIDLRPLNPLSNLSKGTETIPFKKESIILKKGKTLRINLAPKGGAVITLKPA from the coding sequence ATGAAAAAGAACCTGACTCTATTTTTTGCCTTCCTCCTTGCGCTAGCCACAGGGAGCGGTTGCCAACAAAAACATGAAATCACTCACGGAAATATAAGCGTCGAATTGCTCATGGACGCTTCCGGCCACTTGGGTTATATAGTGCGGAAAGCGAAACAAACCGTTATCGACACCGCTCGTTTAGGTATTTCGATAAACGGAAAAAACCTTGGCGAGAATACCGAAATCGGCGATTTGTCTCTTCGGCAGGAATCCTTCGCGTTTCCGTTGCTCGGCGTAAAAGACAGCGCCAAATACAACGGTACCGAAGGCGTTTTCCAACTTCGGGAAAACGACAGGCGACTTTGGAACGTAACATTCAAAGTCTCACCAGAAGGCGTCGCTTTCCGCTACGATATTCCCGCAAAAGGAACATCAACCATAGGAGGCGAGGCCAGCGCTTTCCGGCTACCGGCAAAGACGAAAGTCTGGTACTTCGAAAGGGAAAGCGATTGGAAATTGCGCTCCCACGCCGGCACTTGGCTCCGAGCCGACATCGAAAAGATGCCGAAAGTCTCCAAAAACGGCCCGGTGCAGGGCCTAACCCTGACTTGCGAGTTGCCCGGAGGCGGATACGCCCTTTTGGCCGAGGCCGACTTGTTTGATTATAGCGGTCTTCGCCTAAAGGCCGTTGGCAATCGTACGCTCACGGCGGACTTTTCGGAAGGAAAAAAAGGCTTCAAAGCGAAAGGGAACATCCAAACCCCGTGGCGGTGCGTCGCCTTGGCCGATGATCTCAACGACTTGGTCAACAACACTTTTATCCCCGCATTAAACCCCGCACCTGACAGCCGACTTTTCGCCGACAAGGCTTGGATAAAGCCCGGCAAAGCCGCTTGGTTTTGGTGGTCGGGCAACGAGGCTAGCTTCGAAGACGAATGGGCGATGGTGGACAAGGCCCACGCCCTCGGCTTGGAATACACGATGGTGGACGACGGCTGGGAAAGCTGGCCAAACAAATGGGAATCGGCCAGAAAGCTGGCCCGGCACGCCGAGGAAAAAGGCGTAAAACTGTTCCTGTGGAAACACTCCAAAGAGATCCGTAACCTGGCCAACGACTATGTCGACATGTCTACTTTTCTAGACTCGGTAAAAGCCATAGGCGCCGTAGGCGTAAAAGTGGACTTTATGAACGGCCACTCCAAGACCATCATCGATTTTGACGAAACCCTGCTCCGCAAAGCCGCCGAACACCAACTGATGGTCAACTTCCACGGTTGCCAACAAAGCTCCGGCGAGTACCGGACTTACCCCAACGAAGTAACCCGCGAAGGCGTGCGCGGCACGGAACTCAACAAAATGGGCGAGGGGCCCGTCACGGCCAGCCATAACGCGGCGCTTCCGTTTACCCGCCTAGTGGCCGGCCACGCCGACTACACGCCACTGGCCCTTACGGCGCCCGGTGAAACCACTTGGGCTCACCAGTTGGCCACATTGGTTTGCTTTTACTCGCCTTTCCAATGTTTGGCGGAAAATCCGGAATTCCTTCTCACCAACCCGCGCGTAAAACCGGCCTTGGACTTTATCCGAAACGTGCCTTCCGTTTGGGACGAAACCCGGGTGTTGCCCGGATCGAGCATAGGGGAAACGGCCATCATCGCCCGACGCAAAAATCAGGAGTGGTATATCGGGATTCTAAACGCAGGCGAAGCAAAAGCCATTGAATTAAATCCTGACTTTCTGGACAACGAAACTTACCAAACCGAGCTGTTTTCGGATGATCTTGAAGGGGAAAAGATTGACCTGCGTCCTTTGAACCCTTTGTCCAATTTGTCAAAAGGGACAGAAACTATACCTTTCAAAAAGGAGTCGATCATACTGAAGAAGGGAAAAACTCTTCGGATAAATTTAGCGCCTAAAGGCGGAGCCGTAATCACACTAAAGCCAGCCTAA
- a CDS encoding endonuclease/exonuclease/phosphatase family protein, with amino-acid sequence MRLRLLTLLLALLVCDVVRAQDKAQKRIVKVLSFNIFHGATTKGDFNLDVIAKVIKDAEPDLVALQEVDYRTNRAKKYDLAAELGMRTKLIPLFGKAMDFSGGEYGEGILSKYTFLRTRNVALPYTPGKEPRTALEVVTTIGSDTIAFIGTHLDHLEDEKDRLAQARKINEIFASGKYPAILAGDLNAIPGSATIKTLEKVWTASYDKENIEYTCPSDNPTQKIDYVMYYPKNRWRVLKTKVIQNSVASDHCAYLVTLELLDK; translated from the coding sequence ATGAGATTACGGTTATTGACGCTTTTGCTGGCGTTGCTCGTTTGCGATGTTGTCCGGGCCCAAGACAAGGCGCAGAAGAGGATTGTAAAGGTTTTGTCGTTCAATATTTTTCATGGAGCCACGACCAAGGGGGATTTTAACTTGGATGTGATCGCCAAAGTAATCAAAGACGCCGAGCCGGATTTGGTGGCTTTGCAAGAGGTCGATTACAGGACAAACCGGGCAAAGAAATACGACTTGGCGGCGGAGTTGGGAATGAGAACAAAGCTGATTCCGCTTTTCGGAAAGGCGATGGATTTTAGCGGTGGCGAATACGGAGAGGGAATTCTTTCAAAATACACATTCCTGCGCACTCGCAATGTGGCGTTGCCGTATACGCCGGGCAAAGAGCCTAGAACCGCTTTGGAAGTGGTGACTACGATTGGTTCGGACACGATAGCTTTTATCGGAACGCACTTGGACCATTTGGAAGACGAAAAGGACAGACTGGCCCAAGCCCGCAAGATCAACGAAATATTCGCTTCCGGAAAGTACCCGGCAATATTGGCGGGCGATCTTAACGCGATACCGGGTAGCGCGACGATCAAGACTCTGGAAAAAGTCTGGACGGCTTCTTACGACAAGGAAAATATAGAATACACCTGCCCGTCCGATAATCCGACCCAAAAGATTGACTATGTGATGTACTATCCGAAAAATAGATGGAGAGTGCTGAAAACCAAAGTGATTCAAAATTCGGTAGCTTCGGACCACTGCGCCTATCTGGTGACGCTGGAATTGCTGGATAAATAA
- the corA gene encoding magnesium/cobalt transporter CorA: protein MKHSDRISDKAGLPPGSAVFVGREAPLPTQISVIDFGKGYFSEKVSPSLCEAWEVPRPEGATRWINVRGMEDVQGFAKAFEKMGLSSLYLEDILNTQHRPKAELAPPCLFVVMKRLLTDNSGYRLRAPQVSVIMGPDWLVSFQEQHEDVFGDIVRRLGNPQSLVRGKSPSYMLYRMMDVVTDNYYLVTEKAGELIERLEDRVFEGKADGKTLRQIQRLRKLLVNLRRASSPLREAVSVILRDGHDLVGEETVRYFRDVYDHVIQINETVETLRDLLSGVMDLYLSGTSNRMNQTMQVLTVIATIFIPLTFLAGVYGMNFKYMPELGWRYGYLGVWVIMLSVAAVMLLYFKRKGWL, encoded by the coding sequence ATGAAACATAGCGACAGAATATCGGATAAGGCCGGTTTACCGCCGGGTTCGGCCGTGTTTGTGGGCCGGGAAGCGCCATTGCCGACCCAAATCAGCGTGATTGATTTTGGAAAAGGATATTTCAGCGAAAAGGTCTCGCCCAGTTTATGCGAAGCGTGGGAAGTGCCAAGGCCCGAAGGTGCTACCCGTTGGATCAACGTGCGTGGTATGGAGGATGTGCAAGGTTTTGCGAAAGCTTTCGAAAAGATGGGGCTGTCGTCACTGTATCTTGAGGATATCCTGAATACGCAACACCGGCCCAAGGCTGAACTGGCTCCCCCTTGTCTGTTTGTGGTAATGAAACGCCTGCTGACTGACAACAGCGGTTACCGGCTTAGGGCACCTCAGGTCAGCGTCATTATGGGGCCAGATTGGCTGGTTTCTTTCCAAGAGCAACACGAGGACGTGTTCGGAGATATAGTTAGAAGGTTGGGGAATCCGCAAAGCCTTGTGCGTGGCAAAAGTCCCTCCTATATGCTGTACCGGATGATGGACGTGGTGACGGACAATTATTATTTGGTGACGGAAAAAGCGGGGGAGCTAATCGAGCGTTTGGAGGATCGGGTGTTTGAAGGCAAAGCGGACGGCAAGACCTTGAGGCAGATCCAACGCTTACGGAAATTGTTGGTGAATTTGCGCAGGGCCAGTTCGCCCTTGCGCGAGGCGGTGTCCGTGATTTTGCGTGACGGACATGACCTGGTTGGGGAAGAGACGGTCCGCTATTTCCGTGACGTGTATGATCATGTGATTCAGATTAACGAAACGGTGGAGACTTTGCGCGACTTGCTTTCGGGCGTAATGGACCTTTACTTGTCCGGCACAAGTAACCGCATGAACCAAACGATGCAGGTGCTGACGGTGATCGCCACCATTTTTATTCCCCTGACTTTTTTGGCTGGCGTATACGGGATGAATTTCAAATACATGCCGGAGCTGGGTTGGCGTTACGGCTATTTGGGCGTGTGGGTGATTATGTTGTCGGTGGCCGCCGTCATGCTGTTGTATTTTAAGCGGAAAGGTTGGCTGTAA
- a CDS encoding carbohydrate-binding family 9-like protein: protein MKSVRLIFVLAICVSVFGGAYAQLAVTPTPKTYVCNRAPGAVTIDGSISEKEWGKAPWTDAFVDIEGDKQPAPRFNTRTKMMWDDKYLYFAAKMEEPDLWATLTENESVIFQDNDFEIFLDPDGDSHNYYEFEINALGTTWDLILGKAYRDGGPALTHWDLPGMKSAVQLQGSLNDPSDRDKGWTVEIALPLAGFRELYRGKAPKVGDYWRMNLARVQWRLDAKNGKYAKKRDKRGKKLPENNWVWSPQHVISLHKPECWGYLLFSGSATGADAKKLAINPDEEIRLWLYAAYAKQREFQKRKGRFAKSFKELGVEDFTVNGKSLINPEITAGPFGYALTAVSPFTGKACGIRYDGKSWIGAEVKRKGS from the coding sequence ATGAAATCAGTACGTTTGATTTTTGTCCTTGCGATATGCGTATCGGTTTTCGGCGGAGCTTACGCCCAATTGGCCGTAACGCCGACTCCCAAAACTTATGTGTGTAATAGGGCGCCGGGCGCCGTCACTATCGACGGCTCCATTAGCGAAAAGGAATGGGGCAAAGCGCCTTGGACCGACGCCTTTGTGGATATTGAAGGCGACAAACAACCGGCGCCACGCTTCAATACGCGGACCAAGATGATGTGGGACGACAAGTACCTGTACTTCGCCGCAAAGATGGAGGAACCCGACTTGTGGGCCACGTTGACCGAAAACGAAAGCGTGATCTTTCAGGACAACGATTTCGAGATTTTCCTAGACCCTGACGGAGACAGCCACAATTACTACGAATTCGAAATCAACGCCTTGGGCACCACTTGGGACCTGATCTTGGGAAAAGCGTACCGTGACGGCGGACCCGCGCTGACACATTGGGATTTGCCCGGAATGAAATCGGCCGTACAGCTTCAGGGAAGCCTCAATGACCCGTCTGACCGGGACAAGGGCTGGACGGTGGAGATAGCCTTGCCGTTGGCGGGCTTCAGGGAACTGTATCGAGGCAAAGCCCCGAAAGTCGGCGACTATTGGCGGATGAATCTTGCTCGCGTGCAGTGGAGGCTGGATGCCAAAAACGGCAAATACGCCAAGAAAAGGGACAAGCGAGGAAAGAAACTTCCGGAAAACAATTGGGTATGGTCACCGCAACATGTTATTAGCCTGCATAAGCCGGAGTGCTGGGGTTATCTGCTGTTTTCGGGTAGCGCAACGGGCGCCGACGCTAAAAAACTGGCGATAAATCCGGATGAGGAAATTCGTTTGTGGCTATACGCGGCTTACGCGAAGCAACGCGAATTCCAGAAACGAAAAGGAAGGTTCGCAAAAAGCTTTAAAGAATTGGGCGTGGAGGATTTTACCGTAAACGGAAAGTCCCTGATCAATCCCGAGATTACGGCCGGCCCGTTTGGTTACGCCCTTACGGCGGTGAGTCCGTTTACGGGCAAAGCCTGTGGCATTCGTTATGATGGCAAGTCTTGGATTGGTGCGGAAGTTAAGCGAAAAGGAAGTTGA
- a CDS encoding NAD-dependent epimerase/dehydratase family protein produces the protein MKKSLITGANGHLGYNLTRLLCDEGLSVKAGIRNMKNREALDKLGCEVAHVDIMDKDSMSRAFEGVSDVYAVGAAFRMWAKNPKKEIYDKNVAGTRLLFETARSCGVRNIVYISSIAALDFSRLPAREANGYNKDRRNWYYNSKNDSDKLALELGRKFGIRTVVLLPSTMIGGEVHKLSYSNKLVWQIVSGEVPVDTNISVNWIDVRDVALACLEAMRNGRNGERYILANEKHTTIQDSIRVARKLYPEAGIPLPKKLPKPMLYGIATLMELGSKLTGKEPLLQREYLDMFYGLKQDFDISKARKELDFRPTPSNVALRNALRYLKEDWKGAVV, from the coding sequence ATGAAAAAATCATTGATTACCGGAGCCAATGGCCATCTGGGCTACAATCTCACCCGTTTGCTTTGCGACGAGGGACTAAGCGTAAAAGCGGGTATCCGGAATATGAAAAACCGGGAAGCGCTGGACAAGCTGGGTTGCGAAGTGGCGCATGTCGATATTATGGACAAAGATTCCATGTCCCGAGCTTTCGAAGGCGTGAGCGATGTGTACGCCGTGGGCGCCGCTTTCAGAATGTGGGCCAAAAATCCCAAGAAAGAAATTTATGACAAGAACGTAGCCGGCACGCGTCTGCTTTTCGAGACGGCCCGCAGTTGTGGCGTGCGCAATATTGTCTATATCAGCTCCATCGCCGCGCTTGATTTCAGCAGGTTGCCCGCCCGCGAGGCGAACGGCTACAACAAGGACCGGCGCAATTGGTACTACAATTCCAAAAACGACTCCGACAAACTGGCCTTGGAGCTGGGGAGGAAGTTCGGTATCCGGACCGTTGTGCTTTTGCCTTCGACGATGATCGGCGGAGAAGTCCATAAGCTGAGCTATTCCAACAAGCTGGTGTGGCAGATAGTCTCTGGCGAAGTGCCGGTTGACACCAATATCAGCGTTAATTGGATCGACGTGCGGGACGTGGCTCTGGCCTGTCTGGAAGCGATGCGCAATGGCCGTAACGGAGAGCGTTATATTTTGGCCAATGAGAAACACACCACCATTCAGGACAGCATCCGGGTAGCCCGCAAGCTTTATCCGGAGGCGGGTATTCCCCTTCCGAAAAAACTGCCCAAGCCGATGCTTTACGGCATAGCCACGCTGATGGAACTCGGCAGTAAGCTGACCGGAAAGGAGCCTCTCCTTCAGCGGGAATATCTGGATATGTTTTACGGCCTGAAGCAGGATTTCGACATCAGCAAAGCCCGGAAAGAGCTGGACTTCCGCCCCACTCCGTCAAATGTGGCGCTGAGAAACGCCTTGCGATATCTGAAAGAAGACTGGAAAGGAGCGGTGGTGTAG
- a CDS encoding DUF3592 domain-containing protein has translation MKIEIPLKQKIRMLIGGSELVAIFLILFGSYLSYEDLREFTFETIYLEYNTAVGKGKVIDSFATNMDINDVPVFAYDYVFDSPIGDLEWTSYSFGRRYSTGAEIEVEYNLDNPEYNRIKGMHNYPTVVYLILFSIPLLLGIVWLSMNLVAGLRTLSILNNGIMTEARLIHKVAVGRYDHENNLQKYKMTFEYYAKDRKSYRLEHEEYHTERLEDEFTEKVIYHKDFPQKAFMVDGLSKDVAKMIKNSWAGKGPTVGSA, from the coding sequence ATGAAAATAGAAATTCCATTAAAGCAAAAAATAAGAATGCTTATAGGAGGATCCGAGCTGGTCGCTATTTTTTTGATCCTTTTCGGAAGTTACTTGTCGTATGAGGACCTCAGGGAATTTACGTTTGAAACAATATATCTGGAATACAATACCGCCGTGGGGAAAGGAAAGGTAATCGATAGTTTCGCCACGAACATGGATATCAATGATGTGCCGGTATTTGCCTATGATTACGTTTTTGATTCGCCTATAGGAGACTTGGAGTGGACTTCCTATAGTTTCGGAAGAAGGTATTCGACAGGCGCCGAAATCGAAGTGGAATACAACTTGGACAATCCGGAGTATAACCGCATAAAGGGTATGCACAACTACCCGACTGTCGTTTACCTGATACTTTTTTCTATCCCGTTGTTGCTCGGCATAGTCTGGTTGTCGATGAATCTGGTGGCCGGATTACGGACTTTGTCTATTCTCAATAATGGAATAATGACGGAAGCCCGGCTGATACACAAAGTGGCCGTGGGCAGATATGACCATGAAAACAACCTGCAAAAATATAAGATGACATTCGAGTATTACGCCAAGGACCGGAAGTCTTATAGGCTGGAGCACGAGGAATATCATACGGAGAGATTGGAAGACGAATTCACCGAAAAGGTCATATATCATAAGGATTTTCCGCAGAAGGCTTTTATGGTGGATGGCTTGTCCAAAGATGTTGCGAAAATGATAAAGAACAGTTGGGCGGGAAAAGGGCCTACAGTAGGAAGTGCGTGA
- a CDS encoding carboxypeptidase-like regulatory domain-containing protein, whose translation MKWSLIFILPFLLIPIFAKAQHIQGQIIDAKTEKPIPFASVYFNHTTHGTGADENGRFQIKADTASTSLIFQAVGYRPKAVDVNCKEDTIINVSLSVNIRTLDAVTVIGEKKRLSRQYLSTFKNDFIGNPKNKLVRKCELLNPEALSFEFDQETQTLRAFADSTLHIRNHALGYDMDIKLTSFERAGVGQSAQYLFKYYSKFREIEWKAKSKKRSQALLEREKVYYGSSMHFFRALGSGTAEKEGFSVYRAQLVPNPNRPPDSILLHQTREVDQEIRRLRTQDGVRLKLLQAQNKKNNLLRKSAWPKVLVKAEKQPFSSASLLSDFQELRFTGYIVVHYVSPFSEIEKYAMITIPSGKSLLLLESGHLIGADLLEVNGDWAHMKAATFLPFDYTPPFFSELTP comes from the coding sequence ATGAAGTGGAGCCTGATTTTTATCTTGCCTTTCTTATTGATTCCAATTTTTGCGAAAGCGCAACATATCCAAGGACAGATTATTGACGCCAAAACCGAAAAACCCATTCCCTTCGCCAGCGTATATTTCAACCATACCACTCACGGCACAGGCGCCGACGAGAACGGACGTTTCCAAATCAAAGCCGATACGGCCAGCACTTCGCTAATCTTTCAGGCCGTCGGATACCGACCAAAGGCCGTTGATGTCAACTGCAAAGAAGACACGATTATTAACGTATCCCTGTCCGTAAATATCAGAACGCTCGATGCCGTAACTGTTATCGGCGAAAAGAAACGGCTATCACGCCAATACCTTAGCACTTTCAAAAACGACTTTATCGGGAATCCCAAGAACAAATTGGTCCGTAAATGCGAACTCCTGAATCCGGAAGCTTTAAGCTTTGAATTCGATCAAGAGACACAAACATTAAGAGCTTTTGCGGACTCGACCCTTCATATACGAAACCATGCTTTGGGCTACGATATGGACATTAAACTGACGAGTTTCGAAAGGGCAGGAGTCGGTCAAAGCGCCCAGTATCTCTTCAAATACTATTCGAAGTTTCGGGAAATCGAATGGAAAGCAAAAAGCAAGAAGCGGTCCCAGGCTTTGTTGGAAAGGGAAAAAGTCTATTACGGCTCTTCCATGCACTTTTTCAGGGCATTGGGTTCGGGTACCGCCGAAAAGGAAGGGTTTAGCGTTTATCGGGCGCAACTTGTTCCCAATCCAAACCGCCCGCCAGACTCCATCCTCCTGCACCAAACCCGGGAGGTTGACCAAGAAATCCGAAGGCTCCGGACACAAGACGGCGTACGCCTCAAACTTTTGCAGGCACAAAACAAAAAGAACAATCTCCTTCGAAAAAGCGCTTGGCCCAAAGTTTTGGTAAAAGCCGAAAAACAACCGTTTTCTTCCGCTTCGCTACTTTCCGATTTCCAGGAACTGCGGTTTACCGGATATATCGTAGTGCATTACGTTTCCCCTTTTTCGGAGATAGAGAAATACGCCATGATCACTATCCCCAGCGGGAAATCTCTTCTTTTACTGGAATCGGGCCACCTTATCGGGGCCGATCTCTTGGAGGTCAACGGTGACTGGGCCCATATGAAAGCGGCCACTTTCTTGCCTTTTGACTATACCCCACCGTTCTTTTCGGAATTAACTCCCTAA